The segment tattttgtaaatttcctactgtaaatatatccaaactgattttttattagcaatatgcattgctaagaacttcatctggacaacttttaaaggcaaatgtttttctattaaatacaattatttgtattttgcaCCCCAAGTATTTGGGATTTCAGCTACTCTATTATGCTTAATGTGTCTTCCAGGTATTTTCATCAGCTTTGTGAATCATGAAGGACCAGTGATAGCGGGCAAAGATTATGAGCTCCAGTGCCTCATTCAGAATGTGGCTCCTTTTAAGAATGTTACAGTGAGATGGTTCAATCAGAATGAAAGCGTCTTCAATGACACCATCAAGACTTCAATCAGTAACACGTCTAAACTCCAGATCAAGCCAAACCGAACTGATGATGAAGCTCAATACCGGTGTGAAGCAGAGCAGGAAGCAGAAAGGAATGAAAGTTATCCAACATTGTCATCGGAACATCTCAGCATTACTGTACATTGTATGTTGTCCAAGTTTACTAGATATTTCAGCGGCCTTGATTATCATCATGTAAAAcctgttttttattttcttttatctgTAGTTAAACCGATCATCAACGAGACCAACCTGCCTTCAACAGTGCCTGTGTTTCGAGGCTTTTCAGAGGTGCTTATATGTAAAGCCAAGGGGAACCCAGAACCAACGATCAGCTGGAGCATTGACGGACAGGAGATGATAAAAAATGAAATACTTACTGTATCAGAGTCAACACCTGAGTATGTGATATGCAATGCAAGCAATTCTGTTGGCTCgaccaccaaaaaaataaaagtggTATTAAAAGGTATCTTTGCATTTTTGCATGTTTTGGTTTACATTTCCAACAGCTGTTTACATGTAGTTTTACTTTAGAATTACAGTTTTGAAACACCCCTTATTTTAATCAGGCCAAACACATATCTAAAGATAAAATGTGTGACGTTCAGATTTTCACAAATATAAATTTTTTGCTTCTGAAATGGTAAAATAATGAAGTATTGTTTTATTTCTGCTATTTTAGCACTTGTCTGATCTTTTGGTGTGCTTTGTTTCTCTTTAAACAGAGGACTACCTGCCTTTAATAGCAGGACTCATTGCAGTCACTGTGGCGTTCATCTCagtcatcttcatcttcatctacTCTATCTACTACAAAACAGCCAAGATGGGCCGATATAGCCTGAAGGATGCCAAGCTTCCTGAGCAAAATGGAAACGTAGCACAGAATGGCAAACACAACCCTATTCCAATGAAGAAACTGTCTCAGAGTGATATCCTTGCTTAGGTTACGAACCCCTGGCTCCCAATGTCCACAAGGGATTTTTAGACTGGAAGTCTCCAGGCCTCTACTTTGGGGCTAGTTTCTTCAagactttattattattactcattCATGGAGCACCTGTTCATTCACTTCACTCCTAGATCCAGTCAAAATGAACTTTTTCAGCAATCTGCTGTTTAATGGACCAGAGGAAGATATCTGAAAGTACAGATGACAAAGAAATGCTCAGGACCTGATGTCTGCAGTGTGAATTTTCATCAACTACAAAGTGACATTATTTGATTTGTACGCCTTTTTAAGGGAAGGTTCTTGTTAAATTGTGTAACAAGAAAGACTATTCTTTTGTATATGTCTCTGGCACATTGATCATTTTGAATATTTGTGTTTTGCCAAGATGTGCTATACAGTATATATTACGAAACGGTTTTATTCACAAAGTCCAGGAGGAGCACGGTTCAGATAATCAACCAATTAAGCACAATAGCAAATGTATACGCAGCCAACTTACCTTTGTTTCACAACAGTTTTCCAGCATCTCTCTTCCACCCCAGCTCTTCCTGGGATATGGTGGAGCTCTCTGGATACCATGCCAAGTAGGCATACTGTTTGCTTAATCTGATTATATCAAAGTGTGACTTGTCAAAGACACCAGAGTTGATTCTGTTAGTTCGTTAAAGAATTATGTTTAAAGTTTCAATTCCTGTGGTGAAATCCGCACTTTTAAAGCACACGGCGACTGTGAAGAAGTGAAAGCTTGGGTATGAGGTCTCTCGTGCTGAACCTGTGGGAAAATATTTGGATGAATTTCTGAACATTCTCTCAGGCCTCATAGTTTGTAAAAAAGCGATGCTCAACATAAAGTAAGTGTGCCAGTTTTATGGCTCAAGCTGTATAATggtgttaaaaggatagtttaaccaaaaatgacaattctgtcatcattcactcaccctcatgttgttcaaaaagctgcatgctgttattttttttgttttttacagttcATAGTGGCTATGTCTGTAAAGCTtcaaaaggtttaaaaaaaatcatcataagGGCTACCCATACAAAACtatatattctgaaggttttcagtttgatATGTATGATCATTATCAATTGCTTTTGTATGGAAAAGTTTTACGTAAAGGTTCTTCAAAAATTCACCTTTTCACTTCGACATGAGGATAAATAAATGATGGCAGAGCTTCCGTGTTTGTTTGAACTATCTTTTTAATCACATCACTGAATCTCTGCTTTTGATCTCTATGTGAATGTAATCTCACCTGTAATCTGGTgggtttttaattttgtttatggATTTTAAACCGTTTGTCCTTATATGCACATGACATTTGAATTTGTAAATGAATTTGttgaaaatattttagaaaaaaatgtttaaaaaaattataataaaaaaatcttttcacAGAATTGTTTTCAGTCTtctgcaaaaacacacacacacaataaagtaagttcattagccactataggaaaataagaaaaataacaaatagtaaaactgtttgcattacaaaccagtgtcttcataattaagacaatacattaaaataatatggtgagACATACCAATTTGcctatatcaagcagcaaaactagttgttttgtacagctaaaaatagctggaagcagaTGAGACCTTAAACTAgccccataaaatttacaaactcTTATGTGACGAAAAAGGTGGGTAGTATCGAACAATTGTTTGCATTTTATCAAGTCGGTTAAATAAAGATCTGTTGTATATAACAGCTACACAATTAATAACTAACAGGTACATTATTTTAACTTACCTCAGGTGTTTTTCTGTTTCTTGTTCCTtgaagattttttaaatttttcaaaaCATATTTGGTGATATTTGTTACAAATACGTGAAAAATCACCTAGATATTGCCTGGGAGATTGAAGGAGATGCACCATTGTTCATCTAACAAAATTAGCGTTTTTAATCTTATTATATCACATTTGGTGAAAAAACTATGGCCAATGTTTGTATTATTCTAAGATTGAATAAACAGCTTTAACAGTTTTACCAGATGCTTAGCTAGACAACAGGGACGATGAATCGACTGTTCCAACATGGGAATATTTCGCTTATATAACTTCTTGATGTGCTAACCAAACATTTAGTCAACACTGTCCTGTTGAAAGAACTAGTTGAAACCATAAGCTCCCAGCCTGGCTGTAGCTAATTTAGCATGGTTTTAGAGGAATTTTGACCACTTTAGATGGTCTTAGTGGTCAGCAGGTAAAAATGTCGTTTTGTTAGTAAGAGGGTTTGTATCCCTTTAATAATGCGTCTTGTT is part of the Garra rufa chromosome 1, GarRuf1.0, whole genome shotgun sequence genome and harbors:
- the LOC141333240 gene encoding neural cell adhesion molecule 2-like isoform X5 codes for the protein MTARSNWIFFTCLILDVLSLRYALDGIFISFVNHEGPVIAGKDYELQCLIQNVAPFKNVTVRWFNQNESVFNDTIKTSISNTSKLQIKPNRTDDEAQYRCEAEQEAERNESYPTLSSEHLSITVHFKPIINETNLPSTVPVFRGFSEVLICKAKGNPEPTISWSIDGQEMIKNEILTVSESTPEYVICNASNSVGSTTKKIKVVLKEDYLPLIAGLIAVTVAFISVIFIFIYSIYYKTAKMGRYSLKDAKLPEQNGNVAQNGKHNPIPMKKLSQSDILA